A stretch of the Hippocampus zosterae strain Florida chromosome 16, ASM2543408v3, whole genome shotgun sequence genome encodes the following:
- the LOC127588818 gene encoding claudin-9-like: protein MASAGLELVGFFLGLLGLLGSLVSTVLPYWENTAHIGSNIVTASGSMKGLWMECVHQSTGAFQCETYNSILALSSDLQASRALMVVSLVLSTLGLAIAVLGMQCTVCLEGSGELKKRVAGVGGCFFLTAGFMTLIPVSWTTNKVIQNFYSPNVPTNLKFELGDCLYLGVVSAVLSMLGGGMLAVSFCEGHEGGGHRGRWYGGGGYPYPGGGGAAPVVRNPTSLQMDRRGHTLIQSGSGSSAGVHVKSVKAGYDVTGYV from the coding sequence ATGGCCTCTGCGGGTCTGGAGCTAGTGGGCTTCTTCCTGGGCCTGCTGGGTCTACTGGGCAGCCTGGTGTCCACGGTGCTCCCCTACTGGGAAAATACGGCGCACATCGGCTCCAACATCGTGACTGCGTCGGGCAGCATGAAGGGCTTGTGGATGGAGTGTGTCCATCAGAGCACCGGGGCCTTCCAGTGCGAGACGTACAATTCCATCCTGGCCCTGTCCTCTGACCTGCAGGCGTCCCGGGCCCTCATGGTGGTCTCTCTGGTGTTGTCCACCCTCGGCCTGGCCATCGCTGTCCTCGGCATGCAGTGCACTGTCTGCCTGGAGGGTTCAGGGGAGCTCAAGAAACGGGTGGCGGGCGTGGGCGGGTGCTTCTTCCTCACGGCCGGCTTCATGACGCTGATACCCGTCTCCTGGACCACCAACAAAGTGATACAGAACTTCTACAGTCCTAATGTACCCACCAATCTCAAGTTTGAGCTGGGCGACTGCCTCTACTTGGGCGTAGTCTCGGCCGTGCTCTCTATGCTGGGGGGCGGCATGCTGGCGGTGTCTTTCTGTGAGGGGCACGAAGGTGGAGGACACCGGGGGAGGTGGTATGGGGGTGGAGGCTACCCGTACCCGGGCGGCGGAGGCGCTGCACCAGTGGTACGGAATCCCACCAGCCTGCAAATGGACAGGAGAGGGCACACGTTGATTCAAAGCGGGAGCGGGAGCTCCGCGGGAGTCCACGTGAAATCCGTAAAGGCAGGATATGATGTCACAGGATACGTGTGA
- the LOC127588819 gene encoding claudin-9-like: MASGPLELLGFFLGLIGLLGTLVTTVLPYWEVSVDIKFPEALDTNMNGLWMNCFNKMNGAIMCHMHKAFLMLPYDVQVSRVLMLGSLGLSLAGLLVAVVGMQCTVWLERSLVLKRRVAGVSGCFLLVAGVASLVPVSMRANNVIRNFNMVHSTIKYVPGSCLYLGMTSAVVSIIGGGMLAVSFYEGQECGGRRGAYTYKGDGSGDIPLAVARNTGTLQMGVNSRGQTLVRSGTGSYAGVHGKAGGSAYDVTRYV; the protein is encoded by the coding sequence ATGGCCTCTGGGCCTCTGGAGCTGCTCGGCTTTTTCCTGGGCTTGATTGGCCTACTGGGCACCCTGGTGACCACGGTGCTCCCCTACTGGGAGGTGTCGGTGGACATCAAATTTCCGGAGGCGTTGGACACCAACATGAACGGCCTGTGGATGAATTGCTTCAACAAGATGAATGGGGCCATCATGTGCCACATGCACAAGGCCTTCCTGATGCTGCCCTACGACGTCCAGGTTTCCCGGGTCCTCATGTTGGGCTCCCTGGGGCTGTCCCTTGCGGGCCTGCTCGTCGCCGTGGTGGGCATGCAGTGCACCGTCTGGCTGGAGAGATCGCTGGTGCTCAAGAGACGCGTGGCAGGCGTGAGCGGGTGCTTCCTCCTGGTGGCCGGCGTCGCGTCGCTGGTGCCCGTCTCCATGAGAGCCAACAACGTGATCCGGAACTTCAACATGGTCCACAGCACAATCAAGTACGTGCCGGGCAGCTGCCTCTACTTGGGCATGACCTCGGCCGTGGTCTCCATAATCGGCGGCGGCATGTTGGCCGTGTCCTTCTACGAGGGCCAAGAGTGCGGAGGACGCCGGGGCGCCTACACGTACAAGGGCGACGGCAGCGGCGATATTCCGTTGGCGGTGGCCAGGAACACCGGCACGCTGCAAATGGGCGTGAACAGCAGGGGGCAGACGCTGGTTCGAAGCGGCACGGGGAGCTACGCGGGAGTCCACGGGAAAGCCGGAGGGTCAGCATATGACGTCACGCGTTATGTGTGA